The Sesamum indicum cultivar Zhongzhi No. 13 linkage group LG2, S_indicum_v1.0, whole genome shotgun sequence genome contains a region encoding:
- the LOC105178820 gene encoding probable LRR receptor-like serine/threonine-protein kinase At1g34110 isoform X1 encodes METKTSHFPHPLFSFFFLWFSLIFRAQQVHSLSPDGQALLSLLSDADPYYKKSSHVLSSWSPSSPTPCSWRGVTCSPQERVISLSIPNTFLNLSSLPTHLSSLSSLQLLNLSSTNISGSIPSSFASFSQLRLLDLSSNSLSGPIPSELGKLTALEFLFLNSNRLTGSIPQHFANLSSLQVLCLQDNLLNGSIPMQLGSLVSLQQLRIGGNPYLTGEIPPQLGLLTNLTTFGAAATGLSGVIPPTFGNLINLQMLALYDTEVFGPIPPELGSCLELRNLYLHMNKLTGSVPSQLGKLQKLTSMLLWGNSLSGSIPPELSNCSSLVVLDVSANDLSGEIPGDLGKLDVLEQLHLSDNALTGSIPGQLSNCTSLTALQLDKNQLSGPIPWQIGELKNLQSFFLWGNSVSGTIPPAFGNCTELYALDLSRNKLTGSIPEEIFSLNKLSKLLLLGNSLTGGLPRSVVRCQSLVRLRLGENQLSGQIPKEIGGLQNLVFLDLYMNHFSGSLPSEIGNITVLELLDVHNNYIMGDIPSQLGALVNIEQLDLSRNSFTGEIPESFGNFSYLNKLILNNNLLTGEIPKSIRNLQKITLLDLSFNSLSGLIPPEIGSLTSLTISLDFSSNRFIGDIPETMSGLRQLQSLDLSHNMLNGRITVLSSLTSLTYLNVSYNNFSGPIPVTPFFRTLTIKSFLENPDLCESLDGYTCSSHLMRRNGLKSAKTLALLGVILTSVVMAVVAVWILVARNHKYVVEKSCMSSSSTEEDFSYPWTFIPFQKLNFTIENILNCLRDENVIGKGCSGVVYRVEMPNGELIAVKKLWKTKKDEELIDSFAAEIQILGHIRHRNIVRLLGYCSNKSVKLLLYNYIPNGNLQQLLQNNRNLDWETRYKIAVGSAQGLAYLHHDCLPAILHRDVKCNNILLGSKYEAYLADFGLAKLMNSPNYQQAMSRVAGSYGYIAPEYGYTVNITEKSDVYSYGVVLLEILSGRSAVEPQIGNSLHIVEWVKKKMGSFEPAITILDLQLQGLPDQMVQEMLQTLGIAMFCVNQSPAERPSMKEVVALLMEVKSPPEESGKTSQPLIKQSSNHS; translated from the exons TATTTCCCTATCTATTCCCAATACATTTCTCAATCTTTCTTCACTTCCCACACACCTCTCTTCCCTTTCCTCACTTCAGCTCCTCAACCTCTCCTCCACCAACATTTCTGGCTCAATCCCTTCTTCATTTGCCTCTTTCTCTCAACTTCGCCTCTTGGATTTGTCCTCAAACTCTCTCTCAGGGCCTATTCCATCAGAGCTGGGAAAACTCACTGCCCTTGAATTCCTCTTCTTGAACTCAAACAGATTGACTGGTTCAATCCCCCAACACTTTGCTAATCTTTCTTCACTCCAAGTCCTCTGCCTCCAAGATAATCTCCTCAACGGGTCGATTCCTATGCAATTAGGTTCATTGGTGTCTCTCCAGCAGCTTAGAATCGGTGGGAATCCGTATCTGACCGGAGAAATTCCGCCCCAGTTAGGCCTTCTGACCAATCTCACAACATTTGGTGCTGCTGCCACTGGGCTCTCTGGTGTTATCCCACCTACATTTGGCAATCTGATCAATCTTCAGATGTTGGCCCTTTATGATACCGAGGTTTTTGGTCCAATACCGCCTGAATTAGGCTCCTGCTTGGAGCTGAGAAACCTGTATCTGCACATGAACAAGCTCACTGGCTCAGTCCCATCCCAGCTTGGCAAGCTGCAAAAGCTAACTAGCATGCTGTTATGGGGCAATTCGCTCTCGGGTTCAATCCCTCCTGAGCTTTCCAATTGCTCGTCACTTGTGGTTCTTGATGTGTCTGCAAACGATCTGTCTGGTGAAATTCCGGGTGATTTGGGGAAGCTAGATGTTCTTGAACAGCTGCATTTGTCTGATAATGCACTGACCGGCTCAATTCCAGGGCAGCTGAGCAATTGCACGAGTTTAACAGCTCTTCAGCTCGATAAAAACCAGTTATCAGGTCCAATCCCGTGGCAAATTGGTGAACTGAAGAACTTGCAGAGTTTTTTCTTGTGGGGAAATTCTGTCTCTGGAACTATCCCTCCTGCATTCGGAAACTGTACAGAGCTTTATGCACTGGACCTATCCAGGAATAAGCTTACAGGTTCCATACCAGAAGAGATATTCAGCTTAAATAAGCTGAGCAAGCTGTTGCTGCTGGGAAACTCGCTAACCGGTGGATTGCCACGCAGCGTGGTGAGATGCCAATCGCTTGTGAGACTGAGGCTTGGTGAGAATCAGTTATCAGGTCAGATTCCTAAGGAGATTGGTGGATTGCAAAATCTtgtgtttcttgatttgtatatGAATCATTTTTCTGGAAGTTTGCCTTCTGAAATAGGTAATATCACGGTTTTGGAGCTGTTGGATGTGCACAATAACTACATAATGGGTGATATACCGTCTCAGTTGGGGGCCCTTGTTAACATAGAGCAGCTTGATCTTAGTAGAAATAGTTTCACTGGTGAAATTCCTGAGagttttggtaattttagttACTTGAATAAGCTTATCCTGAACAATAACCTGCTCACAGGGGAAATCCCAAAGTCTATTAGGAACTTGCAGAAGATAACTTTACTTGATTTGAGCTTCAATAGTCTTTCTGGCCTAATCCCACCCGAAATTGGCTCTTTGACAAGCTTGACAATTAGTTTGGACTTTAGCTCTAACAGATTCATCGGTGATATTCCTGAGACGATGTCTGGCTTGAGGCAGCTGCAATCGCTCGACCTCTCACATAACATGCTGAACGGGAGGATCACTGTTTTAAGTTCTCTTACCAGTCTCACATACCTCAATGTTTCTTACAACAACTTCTCGGGACCAATCCCTGTGACTCCATTCTTCCGAACTTTAACGATAAAATCTTTCCTTGAAAATCCAGACCTGTGTGAATCTCTTGATGGCTACACTTGCTCTTCCCATTTGATGAGAAGAAATGGATTGAAGTCGGCCAAAACCCTAGCTCTTCTAGGTGTGATTCTGACTTCTGTGGTAATGGCAGTTGTCGCAGTCTGGATTCTGGTAGCACGGAACCATAAATACGTGGTTGAGAAGTCGTGCATGTCGAGCTCCTCTACAGAAGAGGATTTCTCATATCCATGGACTTTCATTCCGTTTCAGAAGCTTAACTTCACGATAGAGAACATCTTGAACTGTTTGAGAGACGAAAATGTTATTGGCAAAGGGTGTTCAGGGGTTGTTTACAGGGTGGAAATGCCGAATGGTGAGTTGATAGCAGTTAAAAAGCTATGGAAAACGAAGAAAGACGAAGAACTAATAGACTCTTTTGCTGCggaaattcaaattcttggaCACATTAGGCACAGGAATATAGTGAGGCTACTGGGATATTGCTCGAATAAGAGCGTTAAGCTTCTTCTCTACAACTACATACCGAATGGAAACCTCCAACAGCTTTTGCAGAATAACCGGAACTTGGACTGGGAAACCAGGTACAAGATTGCAGTTGGATCAGCTCAAGGCCTTGCTTATCTTCACCATGATTGCTTGCCAGCTATTCTTCATAGGGACGTAAAATGCAATAACATACTCTTAGGTTCCAAGTATGAGGCTTATTTGGCTGATTTCGGACTTGCAAAGCTAATGAACTCGCCGAATTATCAACAAGCAATGTCCAGAGTCGCGGGGTCTTACGGATACATTGCTCCAG AGTACGGATACACCGTAAACATAACAGAAAAGAGTGACGTCTACAGCTATGGGGTGGTTTTGCTCGAGATATTAAGTGGGCGTAGCGCCGTTGAACCTCAGATAGGCAACAGCCTTCACATCGTGGAGTgggtgaagaagaaaatgggaAGCTTTGAACCGGCCATAACAATACTCGACTTGCAGCTCCAAGGATTGCCTGATCAAATGGTGCAAGAAATGCTGCAAACGCTCGGAATCGCTATGTTTTGCGTGAATCAATCACCGGCCGAAAGGCCGTCGATGAAGGAAGTGGTGGCACTTTTAATGGAAGTTAAAAGCCCACCAGAAGAGTCAGGGAAAACTTCTCaacctttaataaaacagtccTCAAATCACAGctga
- the LOC105178820 gene encoding probable LRR receptor-like serine/threonine-protein kinase At1g34110 isoform X2, which translates to METKTSHFPHPLFSFFFLWFSLIFRAQQVHSLSPDGQALLSLLSDADPYYKKSSHVLSSWSPSSPTPCSWRGVTCSPQERVISLSIPNTFLNLSSLPTHLSSLSSLQLLNLSSTNISGSIPSSFASFSQLRLLDLSSNSLSGPIPSELGKLTALEFLFLNSNRLTGSIPQHFANLSSLQVLCLQDNLLNGSIPMQLGSLVSLQQLRIGGNPYLTGEIPPQLGLLTNLTTFGAAATGLSGVIPPTFGNLINLQMLALYDTEVFGPIPPELGSCLELRNLYLHMNKLTGSVPSQLGKLQKLTSMLLWGNSLSGSIPPELSNCSSLVVLDVSANDLSGEIPGDLGKLDVLEQLHLSDNALTGSIPGQLSNCTSLTALQLDKNQLSGPIPWQIGELKNLQSFFLWGNSVSGTIPPAFGNCTELYALDLSRNKLTGSIPEEIFSLNKLSKLLLLGNSLTGGLPRSVVRCQSLVRLRLGENQLSGNITVLELLDVHNNYIMGDIPSQLGALVNIEQLDLSRNSFTGEIPESFGNFSYLNKLILNNNLLTGEIPKSIRNLQKITLLDLSFNSLSGLIPPEIGSLTSLTISLDFSSNRFIGDIPETMSGLRQLQSLDLSHNMLNGRITVLSSLTSLTYLNVSYNNFSGPIPVTPFFRTLTIKSFLENPDLCESLDGYTCSSHLMRRNGLKSAKTLALLGVILTSVVMAVVAVWILVARNHKYVVEKSCMSSSSTEEDFSYPWTFIPFQKLNFTIENILNCLRDENVIGKGCSGVVYRVEMPNGELIAVKKLWKTKKDEELIDSFAAEIQILGHIRHRNIVRLLGYCSNKSVKLLLYNYIPNGNLQQLLQNNRNLDWETRYKIAVGSAQGLAYLHHDCLPAILHRDVKCNNILLGSKYEAYLADFGLAKLMNSPNYQQAMSRVAGSYGYIAPEYGYTVNITEKSDVYSYGVVLLEILSGRSAVEPQIGNSLHIVEWVKKKMGSFEPAITILDLQLQGLPDQMVQEMLQTLGIAMFCVNQSPAERPSMKEVVALLMEVKSPPEESGKTSQPLIKQSSNHS; encoded by the exons TATTTCCCTATCTATTCCCAATACATTTCTCAATCTTTCTTCACTTCCCACACACCTCTCTTCCCTTTCCTCACTTCAGCTCCTCAACCTCTCCTCCACCAACATTTCTGGCTCAATCCCTTCTTCATTTGCCTCTTTCTCTCAACTTCGCCTCTTGGATTTGTCCTCAAACTCTCTCTCAGGGCCTATTCCATCAGAGCTGGGAAAACTCACTGCCCTTGAATTCCTCTTCTTGAACTCAAACAGATTGACTGGTTCAATCCCCCAACACTTTGCTAATCTTTCTTCACTCCAAGTCCTCTGCCTCCAAGATAATCTCCTCAACGGGTCGATTCCTATGCAATTAGGTTCATTGGTGTCTCTCCAGCAGCTTAGAATCGGTGGGAATCCGTATCTGACCGGAGAAATTCCGCCCCAGTTAGGCCTTCTGACCAATCTCACAACATTTGGTGCTGCTGCCACTGGGCTCTCTGGTGTTATCCCACCTACATTTGGCAATCTGATCAATCTTCAGATGTTGGCCCTTTATGATACCGAGGTTTTTGGTCCAATACCGCCTGAATTAGGCTCCTGCTTGGAGCTGAGAAACCTGTATCTGCACATGAACAAGCTCACTGGCTCAGTCCCATCCCAGCTTGGCAAGCTGCAAAAGCTAACTAGCATGCTGTTATGGGGCAATTCGCTCTCGGGTTCAATCCCTCCTGAGCTTTCCAATTGCTCGTCACTTGTGGTTCTTGATGTGTCTGCAAACGATCTGTCTGGTGAAATTCCGGGTGATTTGGGGAAGCTAGATGTTCTTGAACAGCTGCATTTGTCTGATAATGCACTGACCGGCTCAATTCCAGGGCAGCTGAGCAATTGCACGAGTTTAACAGCTCTTCAGCTCGATAAAAACCAGTTATCAGGTCCAATCCCGTGGCAAATTGGTGAACTGAAGAACTTGCAGAGTTTTTTCTTGTGGGGAAATTCTGTCTCTGGAACTATCCCTCCTGCATTCGGAAACTGTACAGAGCTTTATGCACTGGACCTATCCAGGAATAAGCTTACAGGTTCCATACCAGAAGAGATATTCAGCTTAAATAAGCTGAGCAAGCTGTTGCTGCTGGGAAACTCGCTAACCGGTGGATTGCCACGCAGCGTGGTGAGATGCCAATCGCTTGTGAGACTGAGGCTTGGTGAGAATCAGTTATCAG GTAATATCACGGTTTTGGAGCTGTTGGATGTGCACAATAACTACATAATGGGTGATATACCGTCTCAGTTGGGGGCCCTTGTTAACATAGAGCAGCTTGATCTTAGTAGAAATAGTTTCACTGGTGAAATTCCTGAGagttttggtaattttagttACTTGAATAAGCTTATCCTGAACAATAACCTGCTCACAGGGGAAATCCCAAAGTCTATTAGGAACTTGCAGAAGATAACTTTACTTGATTTGAGCTTCAATAGTCTTTCTGGCCTAATCCCACCCGAAATTGGCTCTTTGACAAGCTTGACAATTAGTTTGGACTTTAGCTCTAACAGATTCATCGGTGATATTCCTGAGACGATGTCTGGCTTGAGGCAGCTGCAATCGCTCGACCTCTCACATAACATGCTGAACGGGAGGATCACTGTTTTAAGTTCTCTTACCAGTCTCACATACCTCAATGTTTCTTACAACAACTTCTCGGGACCAATCCCTGTGACTCCATTCTTCCGAACTTTAACGATAAAATCTTTCCTTGAAAATCCAGACCTGTGTGAATCTCTTGATGGCTACACTTGCTCTTCCCATTTGATGAGAAGAAATGGATTGAAGTCGGCCAAAACCCTAGCTCTTCTAGGTGTGATTCTGACTTCTGTGGTAATGGCAGTTGTCGCAGTCTGGATTCTGGTAGCACGGAACCATAAATACGTGGTTGAGAAGTCGTGCATGTCGAGCTCCTCTACAGAAGAGGATTTCTCATATCCATGGACTTTCATTCCGTTTCAGAAGCTTAACTTCACGATAGAGAACATCTTGAACTGTTTGAGAGACGAAAATGTTATTGGCAAAGGGTGTTCAGGGGTTGTTTACAGGGTGGAAATGCCGAATGGTGAGTTGATAGCAGTTAAAAAGCTATGGAAAACGAAGAAAGACGAAGAACTAATAGACTCTTTTGCTGCggaaattcaaattcttggaCACATTAGGCACAGGAATATAGTGAGGCTACTGGGATATTGCTCGAATAAGAGCGTTAAGCTTCTTCTCTACAACTACATACCGAATGGAAACCTCCAACAGCTTTTGCAGAATAACCGGAACTTGGACTGGGAAACCAGGTACAAGATTGCAGTTGGATCAGCTCAAGGCCTTGCTTATCTTCACCATGATTGCTTGCCAGCTATTCTTCATAGGGACGTAAAATGCAATAACATACTCTTAGGTTCCAAGTATGAGGCTTATTTGGCTGATTTCGGACTTGCAAAGCTAATGAACTCGCCGAATTATCAACAAGCAATGTCCAGAGTCGCGGGGTCTTACGGATACATTGCTCCAG AGTACGGATACACCGTAAACATAACAGAAAAGAGTGACGTCTACAGCTATGGGGTGGTTTTGCTCGAGATATTAAGTGGGCGTAGCGCCGTTGAACCTCAGATAGGCAACAGCCTTCACATCGTGGAGTgggtgaagaagaaaatgggaAGCTTTGAACCGGCCATAACAATACTCGACTTGCAGCTCCAAGGATTGCCTGATCAAATGGTGCAAGAAATGCTGCAAACGCTCGGAATCGCTATGTTTTGCGTGAATCAATCACCGGCCGAAAGGCCGTCGATGAAGGAAGTGGTGGCACTTTTAATGGAAGTTAAAAGCCCACCAGAAGAGTCAGGGAAAACTTCTCaacctttaataaaacagtccTCAAATCACAGctga